In Podospora pseudoanserina strain CBS 124.78 chromosome 5, whole genome shotgun sequence, a single window of DNA contains:
- a CDS encoding Type I Iterative PKS (antiSMASH:Cluster_14; SMCOG1022:Beta-ketoacyl synthase; COG:I; EggNog:ENOG503NWH8), whose translation MTDAVTNTHPDTRSENGNLLLRSSEGGNTSTTTSLETGPTTPPSSNSDPLTCQAPIAICGLALRLPGGINDATSFWDALYNGRDMRTPTPKSRFNALGFSKEHSSVGLVPQHGYFLDQDIAAFDTSFFSCRKAELERMDPQIRQLLEVTRECLENAGETQYRGKRIGCYIGTFGEDWLLMQAKDSLQGGSGHNVGHMDLLLANRVSYEFGLSGPSMVIKTGCSASLVALHEACRALQAGDADAAVVGGSSLILTPKGYEILTSEGIFSPEGSCKPFDAAADGYGRAEGVNAVFLKRLDDAVRDGNPVRAVIRGSGTNANGHSRDGLISPDSATQAALIRSVYESTGLDVKDTGYIECHGTGTKEGDRKEAIAVADVFGGAGILMGSVKANVGHSGGASGLTSLIKAVLTLEKKVIPPQIKFHNPAPNIPFEQGRLEVPMKPTQWPVDRSERISINSFGIGGANAHVIVETVKEFCPSLVASLIDENAQDTSSPSLLLVSANCPSSLKQNTDNITNYNHQHQDNLKHLSYTLALHREHLNHRSFVIAGKDGPEEPVPARKADAQPPKVVMVFSGQGAQWPQMGLELLREDPEFRNDISVMNDVLQSSENPPAWSLEDELSKRPEESQIYEAEFSQPLCTALQLALVRSLAGKGIHPDAVIGHSSGEIAGAYAAGVLSLSEAIIIAYYRGFIMKESVRPGAMAAVGLGSEDVTLFLADGATIAAENSPNSTTISGDIPAVEQTMSAVRNAFPEAFCKKLAVNTAYHSSHMNEPATRYLELLRRELPNANQQRKPTIPWYSTVSGGLHEDPIDLSYWATNLTSKVKFLSAARSVMESLPNSVFLEVGPHSQLKGPLRQIVTHKNVAFEYIPTAIRKENSNKTLLTALGSLWQHGLTIDFASFLSGKVLHDLAPYSWNHSTRYWSESRISKDWRQAEFSRHALLGRRIEESSGLEPSWRNLLDVEDEEWLADHKVKGDIIFPFAGYVAMAGEAIRQLTKVETGYSLRNIVVHTALLLHRGKAAEIVTSLRPQRLTEKADSGFYHFSISSFTGSGWIKHCEGLVKPAAKRSVKAENAPTSLPRKVSSQKMYSSFGRIGIEFGPTFPHRSDTTPLAVEAKASIDLKRTEVNARGPDSSLALRLRGFKVSRLDDDEKVDVDRHAACRITWHSHVDFAKKEALIIPPNTPATMPKNRLLVEELALLMLLDMEEASRAMEPEAGHLKMYKLWLQRCRLGALEGGYPVLGSEAVFNFLGLEIYDRNTAIKSRLSTLQDRSPEDGIWKAMQRVYMNSEWLLKEDITAIELLIHDGLLRELYRGMTFDVSPFVKSLCVSKPGLRILEIGAGTGGTTSAILEGIVLPGQKPPYAQYTFTDVSAGFFPEAQARFKDQPNMEYKVLDASSNPLEQGFEPQSYDLIVAVNVIHALPSLHESLSGLKTLLRPGGQLLLTEICGHTFVPGLVFGYFPGWWLGAADDRKWAPHVSVARWDTELQAAGFSGVTTTVLDAAEPFHMCTTLLAQAPPVHQLAEIAAGKIALLHDDPDSPVTKKLIYGLESDRYEVLKVKLGEELPPNMLVISTLDHESPFFEDISPTRFQAFQRLCEGYKSEELLWLMPLTSSPGCENPRAGQTPGALGVFRNENSLPFFTLEIADDEPDFARLVIDVLKKIVERDDGRRVEEDRVFVVRGGLVQVPRLESISILTDTTTESHSSASNTDAIAKRLELGQVGALSSLRWKTYLVDRDGLGPDEVALETKAVGLNFKDVVGALGLIDFGSDEIPIGVEVSGIISQVGANVKHLVVGDRVAGFNGNGCFSTHAVLHGLNCVKIPDDMQFEQAAAIPVVYSTVFYALIEVAHLSAGQTILIHSGCGGVGLAAIQVCQMIGAEVFVTVGSQKKVNYAMEKFGLARDQIFNSRDDSFVEGIMRMTKGQGVDVVLNSLSGPLLHASWKCVAEMGKMIELGKSDILGRGTLDMEPFLQNRSFVCVDTAALALKRPAIMQRSLNQVFQWMSEGKLRIHDRIQIFDADEVKTAYCWLQDADHIGKGVVKLPDNLDTIMAAPLERRVCQFDPNATYLLSGGLGGLGKSIATWMAERGAGCIIFLTRSAGISQQDKDFIVELRSLGCLGIPVAGCVDNMQDVKRAIAQAPTPVRGVMHLAMVQREAPGITLSHEDWQAAVAPKVDGAWNLHHALSDMPLDFFLMTSSALTIAHQPGESNYAAACTFLESFSHYRRGLGLPSSVLLVGPISGAGFIEENPAAMRKVQGSGFHLLTEREFLDFVEFSVQHQRPQSGGDELRCSDDGHIVMAVRSEVPLSDPKCRAPWRRDPLMGSHHNIVSEAEAGVSKIGTSLTAAEELAFRARGNLTVLEEAGAADVFGLEIGRRVRAIMMSDDQDVDVGQTLQQLGVDSLMAVELRRWWKLTFGVEVTTLEIMGGGTLHDLGTATIKKMRRLMDEQA comes from the exons ATGACCGACGCCGTCACTAATACCCATCCAGACACAAGGTCTGAAAATGGGAACCTGCTGTTGAGATCCTCAGAAGGCGGGaacacatccaccacaacctccctaGAAACTGgacccaccactcccccttcctccaacaGTGACCCTCTTACCTGCCAGGCCCCCATCGCAATCTGCGGCCtcgccctccgcctcccaGGCGGAATCAACGACGCCACCTCCTTCTGGGACGCCCTCTACAACGGCCGCGACATGCGCACCCCTACCCCCAAAAGCCGCTTCAACGCCCTCGGCTTCAGCAAAGAACACAGCTCCGTCGGCCTCGTCCCACAACACGGCTACTTCCTCGATCAAGACATCGCCGCTTTTGACACCTCTTTCTTCAGCTGCCGCAAGGCCGAGCTAGAACGAATGGACCCCCAGATTcgccagctcctcgaagTGACGAGAGAATGTCTCGAGAACGCGGGGGAGACCCAATACCGAGGCAAGCGAATTGGGTGCTACATTGGGACCTTCGGGGAGGACTGGCTGTTGATGCAAGCCAAGGACAGCTTACAGGGCGGGAGCGGACACAATGTCGGTCATATGGATCTTTTGCTCGCCAACCGGGTGTCCTACGAATTTGGCTTGAGTGGGCCAAGCATGGTTATCAAGACGGGGTGTTCCGCTTCGTTGGTTGCTTTGCACGAGGCATGTCGTGCGTTGCAGGCTGGCGATGcggatgctgctgttgttggtgggtCAAGCTTGATCTTGACGCCGAAGGGGTACGAGATCTTGACTTCGGAGGGTATCTTCTCGCCTGAAGGATCTTGCAAGCCGTTTGATGCCGCGGCGGATGGGTATGGACGAGCTGAGGGCGTTAATGCTGTGTTTCTCAAGAGACTTGATGATGCGGTTCGGGATGGGAACCCTGTTAGAGCTGTGATCCGGGGGTCTGGGACCAACGCCAACGGTCATAGCCGCGATGGTCTCATCTCTCCGGATAGTGCCACGCAAGCTGCTTTGATCCGGTCTGTGTATGAGTCTACGGGGTTGGATGTCAAAGACACGGGATACATTGAG TGTCATGGAACTGGAACCAAGGAAGGTGACCGCAAAGAAGCCATCGCGGTTGCCGACGTCTTTGGCGGCGCAGGGATTCTAATGGGCTCG GTCAAAGCAAACGTCGGGCATTCCGGAGGGGCGTCTGGCTTGACGAGCTTGATCAAAGCGGTGTTGACGCTGGAAAAGAAAGTCATCCCGCCCCAGATCAAGTTCCATAACCCCGCTCCGAACA TTCCTTTCGAGCAAGGTCGGTTGGAAGTGCCGATGAAGCCAACTCAGTGGCCAGTCGACCGATCAGAACGAATCAGCATCAACTCGTTTGGAATCGGAGGGGCCAACGCTCAC GTGATTGTCGAGACAGTCAAAGAATTCTGCCCAAGTCTGGTGGCAAGCCTGATCGATGAAAACGCTCAAGACACCAGTTCCCCCTCGCTTCTCCTAGTCTCCGCCAACTGCCCTTCTTCGCTGAAGCAAAACACCGATAACATCACCAACTacaaccaccagcaccaagacAACCTCAAACATCTCAGCTACACTCTAGCCTTACATCGGGAGCATTTGAATCATCGCAGCTTCGTTATTGCTGGAAAGGATGGACCTGAAGAGCCAGTACCAGCCCGTAAAGCAGACGCCCAGCCACCCAAGGTTGTCATGGTTTTCTCCGGACAGGGTGCTCAGTGGCCGCAGATGGGACTAGAGCTACTTAGAGAAGATCCAGAGTTTAGGAACGACATCTCGGTCATGAACGACGTGTTGCAATCCTCGGAGAACCCTCCGGCATGGTCCCTGGAAG ATGAGCTCTCGAAGCGGCCAGAGGAATCCCAGATCTACGAAGCTGAATTCTCTCAGCCACTCTGTACAGCGCTGCAACTCGCCCTCGTTCGGTCTCTCGCAGGGAAGGGCATTCACCCGGATGCTGTGATCGGTCACTCCAGCGGAGAAATAGCCGGTGCTTATGCAGCAGGAGTGCTAAGTTTGTCAGAGGCTATCATCATCGCATACTACAGGGGCTTTATCATGAAGGAGAGCGTCCGGCCTGGTGCTATGGCCGCCGTGGGCTTGGGATCAGAAGATGTGACCCTATTCCTGGCTGATGGTGCAACAATTGCAGCAGAAAACAGTCCAAACTCAACAACAATATCCGGCGATATACCTGCTGTTGAGCAGACCATGTCGGCTGTCAGGAACGCATTTCCTGAAGCTTTTTGCAAGAAGCTAGCAGTCAATACGGCCTATCACTCGTCTCACATGAATGAACCCGCTACTCGATATCTGGAGCTTCTTAGACGAGAGCTTCCAAATGCCAACCAACAACGGAAACCAACTATTCCCTGGTACTCAACTGTTTCGGGAGGTCTTCATGAGGACCCCATTGACCTCTCGTACTGGGCAACAAATCTCACCTCCAAAGTCAAGTTCCTTTCTGCGGCAAGATCTGTGATGGAGAGCCTTCCGAACTCCGTTTTCTTGGAGGTTGGACCACACTCTCAACTGAAGGGGCCACTGCGGCAGATTGTCACCCATAAAAACGTTGCGTTCGAATACATCCCTACGGCCATTCGCAAAGAAAACTCCAACAAGACCCTCCTCACAGCCTTGGGCTCCCTTTGGCAGCATGGACTGACCATCGACTTCGCCTCATTTCTCTCTGGCAAAGTCCTCCACGATCTGGCACCATACTCCTGGAACCACTCCACTCGTTACTGGAGCGAAAGCCGGATCAGTAAAGATTGGAGGCAAGCAGAGTTCAGCCGGCATGCCCTTCTCGGCCGCCGCATTGAAGAGAGCTCTGGCCTCGAACCCTCCTGGCGTAATCTTCTCGACGTAGAAGACGAAGAGTGGCTTGCTGACCACAAGGTCAAGGGTGACATTATCTTCCCCTTTGCCGGCTATGTCGCCATGGCGGGTGAAGCAATCCGACAGCTGACGAAAGTTGAGACTGGATACAGCCTGCGGAACATTGTCGTGCACACTGCCTTGCTGCTTCATCGGGGGAAAGCCGCTGAGATTGTGACTTCTCTTCGGCCACAGAGGCTGACGGAAAAAGCAGACTCGGGGTTTTATCACTTTAGCATATCTTCCTTTACGGGATCTGGCTGGATTAAGCACTGTGAAGGCCTGGTAAAGCCGGCGGCCAAGCGCTCAGTGAAGGCCGAGAATGCTCCAACTAGCCTCCCAAGAAAGGTATCCTCCCAAAAGATGTACTCCAGCTTTGGGAGAATCGGTATCGAGTTCGGACCAACGTTCC CACATCGAAGCGACACAACACCGTTGGCTGTCGAAGCGAAAGCTTCCATCGACCTAAAACGCACCGAGGTAAACGCTCGAGGTCCTGATAGTAGTCTTGCCCTTCGACTTCGGGGCTTCAAGGTCTCGCGtctggacgacgacgagaaggTTGATGTCGACAGACACGCAGCTTGTCGCATAACATGGCATTCGCATGTGGACTTTGCCAAAAAGGAGGCTCTCATTATTCCGCCAAATACCCCAGCCACCATGCCTAAGAACAGACTTCTGGTTGAGGAGCTCGCGCTGTTGATGTTACTCGACATGGAAGAGGCATCCCGCGCCATGGAACCAGAGGCTGGACATCTGAAGATGTATAAACTGTGGCTTCAGCGATGTCGCCTCGGGGCACTTGAAGGCGGGTACCCAGTCCTCGGCAGCGAAGCTGTGTTCAATTTCCTCGGCCTAGAGATATATGACCGGAATACCGCCATCAAGAGTCGATTGAGCACACTTCAGGACCGCTCCCCAGAAGACGGTATTTGGAAAGCAATGCAAAGGGTCTACATGAACAGCGAGTGGCTCTTGAAGGAAGACATCACAGCCATTGAGCTTCTCATTCACGACGGTCTACTCAGAGAACTCTACCGAGGCATGACCTTTGACGTTTCCCCTTTCGTCAAGTCTCTCTGTGTGAGCAAACCCGGACTCCGCATCTTAGAAATCGGCGCCGGCACTGGTGGAACCACCTCAGCAATCCTCGAAGGAATCGTGCTCCCAGGTCAAAAGCCCCCTTATGCTCAGTACACCTTTACCGACGTATCCGCAGGCTTCTTTCCTGAAGCTCAAGCCAGGTTCAAGGATCAACCGAACATGGAGTACAAGGTACTTGACGCATCTAGCAATCCTCTAGAGCAGGGCTTTGAGCCTCAAAGCTATGATCTCATCGTGGCCGTCAATGTCATCCATGCGTTGCCCTCGCTGCATGAGTCCCTCTCTGGACTTAAGACTCTCCTACGACCAGGAGGTCAGCTCCTATTGACAGAAATCTGTGGTCACACCTTTGTCCCAGGATTGGTCTTTGGCTATTTTCCCGGCTGGTGGCTGGGGGCAGCTGACGACCGCAAGTGGGCACCGCATGTGTCTGTTGCACGTTGGGACACTGAGCTGCAGGCGGCGGGCTTTTCAGGGGTTACTACCACGGTGCTTGACGCGGCTGAACCTTTCCACATGTGCACCACACTGCTTGCTCAAGCACCCCCAGTACATCAGCTTGCTGAGATCGCTGCTGGAAAGATTGCTCTCCTTCACGACGATCCCGATTCCCCGGTAACCAAGAAGCTCATATACGGCCTTGAGTCTGACCGCTACGAGGTCCTTAAAGTGAAGCTAGGAGAGGAGCTGCCCCCAAACATGCTTGTCATCTCAACACTGGACCACGAGTCGCCCTTTTTCGAGGATATCTCCCCAACCCGATTTCAAGCATTCCAACGCCTCTGCGAGGGGTACAAGTCCGAAGAGCTTCTCTGGCTGATGCCCCTGACGTCCTCCCCTGGATGTGAGAATCCACGCGCAGGCCAGACCCCTGGAGCATTGGGCGTCTTTCGCAATGAAAACTCACTCCCGTTTTTCACACTTGAAATTGCAGACGACGAGCCAGATTTCGCGCGGCTTGTGATAGATGTCTTGAAGAAGATTGTGGAGCGGGACGACGGGCGTCGTGTTGAAGAAGACCGCGTGTTTGTTGTTCGAGGGGGACTGGTGCAAGTACCTCGCTTGGAGTCGATTTCTATCCTTACAGACACAACTACTGAAAGCCATTCGTCTGCTTCAAATACGGATGCCATCGCTAAGCGGCTTGAGTTGGGCCAGGTGGGGGCGCTGTCTTCGCTTCGTTGGAAGACATATCTTGTCGACAGGGACGGTCTTGGCCCTGATGAGGTGGCGCTTGAAACCAAAGCTGTTGGGCTGAATTTCAAG GATGTCGTGGGTGCCCTAGGGTTGATCGACTTTGGATCCGACGAGATTCCGATTGGCGTCGAAGTGTCAGGTATTATCTCTCAGGTTGGAGCGAACGTCAAGCACCTTGTCGTTGGTGATCGAGTGGCAGGCTTCAACGGAAACGGTTGCTTCTCAACACACGCTGTCCTCCATGGCCTAAACTGTGTGAAAATCCCCGACGACATGCAGTTTGAACAAGCGGCTGCTATTCCTGTAGTCTATAGTACAGTTTTCTATGCCCTCATTGAAGTGGCCCACTTATCAGCCGGTCAG ACTATACTCATCCACTCCGGATGTGGCGGCGTAGGGCTTGCTGCCATCCAGGTCTGCCAAATGATCGGTGCCGAAGTGTTCGTTACCGTCGGCTCACAAAAAAAGGTCAACTATGCGATGGAGAAGTTTGGACTTGCTCGAGATCAGATCTTCAACTCCCGTGATGATAGCTTTGTTGAGGGAATCATGCGAATGACCAAAGGCCAGGGCGTAGACGTCGTACTAAACTCTCTTTCTGGCCCTCTCCTTCATGCGTCATGGAAATGCGTCGCCGAAATGGGAAAAATGATTGAGCTGGGCAAGTCGGACATCTTAGGACGCGGTACACTTGACATGGAGCCGTTTTTGCAGAACAGATCGTTTGTTTGCGTTGACACAGCAGCGTTGGCGCTGAAAAGACCGGCAATTATGCAGAG GTCACTCAATCAGGTTTTCCAATGGATGTCTGAAGGGAAACTGAGGATACATGATCGAATCCAGATCTTTGATGCAGACGAGGTGAAAACAGCATACTGTTGGCTTCAAGACGCTGATCACATTGGCAAGGGCGTCGTCAAACTGCCGGACAATCTCGACACAATTATGGCCGCACCGCTGGAGAGAAGAGTCTGCCAATTCGACCCCAATGCTACGTATTTGCTGTCAGGTGGTCTCGGTGGATTGGGAAAGTCGATAGCAACCTGGATGGCGGAGCGAGGTGCTGGGTGCATCATTTTCTTAACCCGAAGCGCAGGCATCAGTCAACAAGACAAGGACTTCATCGTGGAACTGAGAAGCCTCGGGTGCCTTGGCATCCCCGTGGCAGGATGCGTTGACAACATGCAGGATGTCAAGCGTGCTATTGCTCAGGCGCCTACCCCCGTCCGGGGTGTGATGCATCTGGCAATGGTTCAACGAGAAGCTCCAGGAATCACTTTGAGCCATGAAGACTGGCAAGCAGCCGTGGCTCCAAAAGTTGATGGCGCATGGAACCTGCACCATGCTCTCTCTGACATGCCACTCGACTTTTTCTTGATGACAAGCTCAGCTTTGACCATTGCCCATCAACCGGGAGAAAGCAACTATGCAGCGGCCTGCACGTTTCTCGAGTCCTTCTCTCACTATCGGCGAGGGCTCGGTCTGCCATCATCGGTGCTACTGGTTGGTCCGATCTCTGGGGCCGGCTTCATTGAGGAGAATCCGGCAGCGATGAGAAAGGTCCAAGGATCTGGCTTTCATCTCTTGACAGAGAGGGAATTTCTTGATTTCGTGGAGTTCTCAGTACAACATCAAAGACCACAGAGCGGTGGCGATGAGCTCCGGTGCAGCGATGATGGTCACATCGTCATGGCTGTTCGTTCCGAGGTGCCGTTATCAGATCCGAAATGCCGGGCACCTTGGCGACGAGATCCGCTGATGGGGTCACACCACAACATTGTTAGTGAAGCAGAAGCCGGTGTATCAAAAATCGGCACTTCCCTCACCGCGGCCGAAGAGCTGGCTTTTCGGGCTCGTGGCAATCTGACTGTCCTGGAAGAAGCGGGAGCGGCGGATGTTTTCGGTCTGGAGATTGGAAGACGAGTTCGAGCTATCATGATGTCGGACGATCAGGATGTAGATGTTGGGCAGACGCTTCAACAGCTAGGGGTGGATTCTCTGATGGCAGTTGAACTACGTCGTTGGTGGAAACTGACGTTTGGCGTTGAGGTGACGACTTTGGAAATCATGGGTGGTGGCACGTTGCATGATTTGGGCACTGcaaccatcaagaagatgaggaggttgatggacGAGCAAGCTTAA
- a CDS encoding hypothetical protein (antiSMASH:Cluster_14) produces MDQLALLAEQGIQELRTQMNDDKLSVLEVKRDFELLQVRINGMEKLIAHRESSIKSMETSIDSLSTGTEEGKREDMAGVPKCQSHQDPKGSTSDYHERLDTRASHTVSMPTLTESLLATNPKAPLDIQTRIDQKESHTSASTNTIHSYGPPTSPDTTQMSKTFFLNLSVSDPDDEAVAMVLRLWSDESMKSRMLQHQVSELVKALQESERQISAVQSQEQCNEGHIQMLQERMRGFHGRIPHTG; encoded by the coding sequence ATGGATCAGCTCGCTTTATTGGCAGAACAGGGGATCCAAGAGCTAAGAACCCAAATGAACGACGATAAACTCAGTGTTCTGGAGGTAAAACGAGACTTTGAATTACTTCAAGTCAGGATCAACGGGATGGAAAAGTTGATTGCCCATCGTGAAAGCTCAATCAAGTCGATGGAAACCAGCATCGACTCGCTCAGCACAGGGACcgaggaggggaaaagagaggatATGGCTGGGGTTCCCAAATGTCAGAGCCATCAAGATCCCAAAGGGAGCACCTCAGACTATCATGAACGTCTCGACACTCGCGCTTCGCACACTGTCAGCATGCCAACTCTGACCGAGAGCCTGTTGGCGACTAATCCCAAAGCTCCCTTGGACATCCAGACTAGGATCGATCAGAAAGAGAGCCACACGTCCGCCTCAACCAACACGATCCATAGCTATGGTCCCCCGACCTCGCCAGATACGACTCAAATGTCCAAGACATTCTTCCTAAACCTCTCCGTGAGCGACCCGGATGACGAGGCAGTTGCAATGGTGCTACGATTGTGGAGCGATGAATCCATGAAAAGCCGGATGCTACAACACCAAGTCTCAGAGCTTGTGAAAGCTCTTCAGGAGTCTGAGCGCCAGATTTCCGCTGTTCAGAGCCAAGAGCAGTGCAACGAGGGGCACATCCAGATGTTGCAGGAGCGTATGAGAGGATTCCATGGCCGCATTCCTCACACAGGTTAA
- a CDS encoding hypothetical protein (antiSMASH:Cluster_14) produces MSRFHVSKEVTLLADPSNHRTGLAPACFDTKIFDFGWWPSVRHPDPSRMRQRMQSQAFVTDTSPSREYQVDFCRSRPTYFAEAADQSFVQWKAEKKLNDGKVRHLEDELAASRNRWSRMISPSFPCARKIRRTRDTSNLFRTSSRRRLYDMAQLPMDSRHLHPLRHPRRSIHASTVATPHLNPNTQWTTLNEYPQSPLPSQPLLPQSRLSSLSQPGSESTGTQANLLKSQKRLLTLSSQIFLPSQHKRVHIRRLRQPQPCLRFRTTSLHVPDGVFKLDDCVRLWMWHSGNFKTEVKVREDRGGYCLVAVSIRDRGKKDVVGLGVEVCRGGLSCLGLLPA; encoded by the coding sequence ATGTCTAGATTTCACGTCAGCAAAGAAGTCACCTTGTTGGCCGATCCCTCTAATCACCGCACTGGCTTGGCCCCAGCTTGCTTCGACACCAAGATCTTCGACTTTGGCTGGTGGCCTTCGGTCCGCCACCCCGATCCATCCCGCATGAGACAGCGAATGCAGAGTCAAGCATTCGTCACCGATACTTCACCTTCACGCGAATACCAAGTTGACTTCTGCCGCAGCCGGCCGACCTACTTCGCCGAGGCCGCTGATCAGTCATTTGTCCAGTGgaaggctgagaagaagctgaacgATGGCAAAGTGAGGCACCTCGAGGATGAGCTTGCGGCATCAAGAAATCGATGGAGTCGTATGATATCACCATCATTTCCTTGCGCGAGAAAGATCAGAAGAACCAGGGATACATCGAATCTCTTCAGAAccagctcaaggaggcgTCTCTACGACATGGCTCAACTGCCCATGGACTCGCGCCACTTACACCCCCTGCGGCACCCGAGGCGCTCTATCCACGCAAGCACAGTGGCGACACCCCATCTCAATCCCAATACTCAATGGACGACTCTCAACGAGTATCCCCAGtctcctctcccatctcaacctctccttcctcagtCTCGTCTCTCTTCACTTTCCCAGCCAGGAAGCGAGTCAACAGGAACTCAGGCAAATCTACTCAAGAGCCAGAAGCGACTATTAACTCTTTCAAGTCAGATCtttcttccctcccaacaCAAAAGAGTACACATCCGACGCCTTCGCCAGCCCCAACCCTGTTTGCGCTTCCGGACTACGTCACTGCACGTTCCCGACGGCGTGTTCAAGTTGGATGATTGTGTACGCCTTTGGATGTGGCATAGCGGGAATTTTAAGACCGAGGTCAAAGTCAGAGAGGACAGGGGAGGTTACTGTTTGGTTGCTGTTAGCATCCGAGATCGAGGAAAGAAGGATGTTGTCGGGCTTGGTGTCGAGGTTTGCCGTGGAGGTCTTTCGTGCCTTGGGCTACTTCCCGCTTGA